The segment GACAAGCCTTTAAAAACAAGCAAAGTCGTCGCCTTTGGCTCCACGCGCAGAGCGCATATAAAAGCAAGCATGGATAAGAACCTGAAGGACATCCTGAGGTCCAGGGTAAAATTCGCGGCGATATTCGGAAAAACCTGGTTATTGCACGTCAAGAGCGTCCTGAAGACCACGCCTGAAGAAAACCTTAAGATGATCTCAGACAGCGTGGCTTTCCTGGTTAAAAAGGGGCTGGTCGTGCTTTACGACGCGGAGCATTTCTTCGACGGATACAAGAACGACCCAAATTACGCATTAAAGTGCCTTTTGTCCGCTCAGCATGCCGGCGCCAGCTTCCTGGTATTATGCGATACTAACGGGGGAACGCTCCCTGATGAGATCCATAAGATAATCGCCGAGATCAAACCCAGATTAAAAGCTCCGCTGGGGATACATTGCCATAATGATTCCGGTGTAGCGTGCGCCAATTCGCTTTCCGCTGTCCATTCCGGATGCGATATGGTCCAGGGAACGGTGAACGGTTATGGCGAACGCTGCGGCAACGCCGACATTATCCCGGTCATCGCCAATCTTTCGCTGAAAATGAGGATCAAGACCATCCCCGAAGAAAAGCTGAATAAGCTTACGGAATTATCCTATTTCGTCAGCGAAATAAGCAATATGAGACATATGAGCTTTCAGCCGTATGTCGGGGATTCGGCTTTCGCGCATAAAGGCGGAGTGCATATTAACGCGGTAATGAAAGAAAAATCTTCCTATGAACATATCGCGCCGGAAACAGTGGGGAATAAACGCCGGGTGCTTTTATCGGAATTAGGCGGGAAAAGCAGCATTATCTTGATGGCCAAGGAATCCAACCTTGACCTGACCAAAGACGACCCGAAAATAAAAAAACTTCACGGGCTCCTGCAATCTCTTGAGCTCAAAGGTTATCATTTCGAAGCAGCGGAAGGCTCATTTGAGCTGTTATTGAGAAAATCCCTGAGTAAGGTGTCGGAATTCTTTAAATTGGAGAGTTTCCGGGTCGTGGTAAATAAGGAATCGGGCAAACAGATCACTACCGAGGCGATCATTAAGATCCGGGTAAAAGGCAAACTCGAGCATACCGCCGCCGAAGGCGATGGCCCGGTCAACGCCCTTGACAACGCCCTGCGCAAGGCCTTAAAGGATTTTTATCCCAAACTTTCCGAGATGCATCTGTCGGACTTTAAGGTAAGGGTGCTGGAAGAAAAAGCGGGCACAGCGGCCAGCGTGCGAGTGCTCATCCAGTCCCAAGACAAAAACGAATCCTGGAACACGGTAGGCGTGTCGGAAAACATAATCGAGGCTTCCTGGCAGGCATTATCCGATTCCATCGAATACAAGCTGCTTAAGGGCAACGTTTCCAAATAAATCATGACTGAACTTGCCAAGTGTTACAGCCACATTGAGGTCGAAGATAAGTGGTATAGATCCTGGGAAGAGAATAAT is part of the Candidatus Omnitrophota bacterium genome and harbors:
- the cimA gene encoding citramalate synthase, encoding MRKIKIYDTTLRDGSQGEGITYSLNDKLRIAEKLDAVGIDYIEGGWPGSNPKDMMFFQKMADKPLKTSKVVAFGSTRRAHIKASMDKNLKDILRSRVKFAAIFGKTWLLHVKSVLKTTPEENLKMISDSVAFLVKKGLVVLYDAEHFFDGYKNDPNYALKCLLSAQHAGASFLVLCDTNGGTLPDEIHKIIAEIKPRLKAPLGIHCHNDSGVACANSLSAVHSGCDMVQGTVNGYGERCGNADIIPVIANLSLKMRIKTIPEEKLNKLTELSYFVSEISNMRHMSFQPYVGDSAFAHKGGVHINAVMKEKSSYEHIAPETVGNKRRVLLSELGGKSSIILMAKESNLDLTKDDPKIKKLHGLLQSLELKGYHFEAAEGSFELLLRKSLSKVSEFFKLESFRVVVNKESGKQITTEAIIKIRVKGKLEHTAAEGDGPVNALDNALRKALKDFYPKLSEMHLSDFKVRVLEEKAGTAASVRVLIQSQDKNESWNTVGVSENIIEASWQALSDSIEYKLLKGNVSK